The following coding sequences lie in one Arachis hypogaea cultivar Tifrunner chromosome 9, arahy.Tifrunner.gnm2.J5K5, whole genome shotgun sequence genomic window:
- the LOC112710911 gene encoding protein CHROMATIN REMODELING 20 isoform X3 encodes MATFKEEWETVLDDLETESANLLEQLDGAGIELPSLYKWIEKEAPNGCRTEAWKKRNHWVGLQATTEIAESVADAEKYLQVNRPVRRRHGKLLEEGASGFLQKKIGDETKDPVKKGMEGDWDLFNKIVSDGSGTDVSFGSKHWASVYLASTPQQAALMGLKFPGVNEVEEIDDVDGNSADPFVAAAIANERELDLSEEQKRQFKKVKEEDDAIVDRKLQIHLKQRRRRKKSKQNDKLEDFDAGYDLEKDNAMSTGDLADPPKSLLDDIIEQRGTKRLNDGELDTDNKKSRTISDDSDDDTDAIEDKVDRNMSTLEEKGLLNSGADTLPSVCPNEKFHCTICHQVALEVHSHPLLKVIICGDCNCLMEEKICRKDLSLDSPSSHCAWCGGSSGLINCKSCTMLFCTNCIKKNLGAESLTKAQATGWDCCFCQPNSLQRLTLLLEKAMGSTAELVSSSSSDSENSDDSDDSDESDAEINATISSKRRRKKKIRRILDDTELGEETKKKIAIEKERQERLKSLRGQFSASPNEMSSSNLSEGASVEVLGDAASGYIVNVVREKGEEAVRIPPSISAKLKAHQIAGIRFMWENIVESIRKVKSGDKGLGCILAHTMGLGKTFQVIAFLYTAMRCVDLGLRTALIVTPVNVLHNWRQEFIKWKPSELKQLRVFMLEDVPRDRRVELLAKWRTKGGVFLIGYTAFRNLSFGKHVKDRNVAREICHALQDGPDILVCDEAHMIKNTRADVTHALKQVKCQRRIALTGSPLQNNLMEYYCMVDFVREGFLGSSHEFRNRFQNPIENGQHTNSTLTDVKIMNQRSHILYEQLKGFVQRMDMTVVKKDLPPKTVFVVTVKLSLLQRKLYKRFLDVHGFSKDSAHEKFGKRCFFAGYQALARIWNHPGILQLTKEDKDYVRQEEAVENFIVDDCSSDDNSDINAVGEKMRYANDLPQKKDGTGFFVKGWWHDLLPGKIYREPDHGGKMVLLLEILTISSSVGDKVLVFSQSIPTLDLIELYLSKIPRHGKPGKRWKKGKDWYRLDGRTESSERQRIVERFNEPSNKRVKCTLISTRAGSLGINLHSANRVVIIDGSWNPTYDLQAIYRAWRYGQTKPVFAYRLLAHGTMEEKIYKRQVTKEGLAARVVDRQQVHRTISKEEMLHLFEFGDDENPETLAELNQENGSSSNTVKHTTPHSNGSSNSDKLMESLLKNHQPRWIANYHEHETLLQENEEEKLSKEEKDMAWEVYKKSLEWEEVGRVPISDPMPDQKAEMAASSKLQQVKDPLSMVSSSRIRNRFNMRKCTNLAHMLTLRSQRIKQGGCTVCGECAQEIRWDDLKITK; translated from the exons ATGGCTACTTTTAAAGAAGAGTGGGAAACTGTGCTGGACGACCTTGAAACTGAAAGTGCCAACTTGCTG GAACAACTCGACGGTGCTGGAATTGAGCTCCCAAGCCTTTATAAGTGGATTGAAAAGGAAGCTCCCAATGGTTGCCGCACTGAAGCATGGAAAAAGAGGAATCATTGGGTAGGGTTGCAGGCAACTACGGAAATTGCTGAATCAGTTGCTGATGCTGAGAAGTATCTACAAGTAAACAGACCTGTTAGAAG GCGACATGGTAAACTACTTGAAGAGGGAGCTAGTGGATTTCtccaaaaaaaaattggtgaTGAAACCAAGGATCCTGTAAAGAAAGGAATGGAGGGAGATTGGGATTTGTTCAATAAAATAGTGTCTGATGGGAGTGGCACTGATGTTTCATTTGGCAGTAAGCACTGGGCTTCTGTTTATTTGGCCAGCACCCCACAGCAAGCTGCACTGATGGGACTCAAATTTCCTGGAGTTAATGAG GTAGAGGAGATTGACGATGTTGATGGCAATTCGGCTGATCCATTTGTTGCAGCTGCGATAGCAAATGAAAGAGAACTAGATCTTTCTGAGGAGCAAAAGAGACAATTTAAGAAG GTCAAAGAAGAGGATGATGCTATTGTTGATAGGAAGCTTCAAATCCATTTGAAACAAAGGAGGCGTCGGAAGAAAAGTAAAcag AACGATAAACTTGAAGATTTTGATGCTGGTTACGATCTTGAAAAGGATAATGCTATGAGTACTGGTGACTTGGCTGATCCACCCAAATCTTTGTTGGATGATATTATTGAACAGCGGGGAACTAAGCGTTTGAATGATGGTGAGCTCGACACTGATAATAAAAAGTCTCGTACTATTAGTGATGACAGTGACGATGACACAGATGCCATTGAAGACAAGGTAGATAGGAATATGAGTACTCTAGAGGAAAAAGGCTTATTAAACAGTGGTGCTGATACTCTTCCTTCAGTGTGTCCAAATGAGAAATTTCACTGCACAATTTGTCATCAAGTGGCTCTTGAAGTTCACTCACACCCTCTGTTGAAGGTGATTATTTGTGGAGATTGCAATTGCTTAATGGAGGAAAAGATATGCCGAAAG GACCTGAGTCTTGATTCTCCCTCAAGTCATTGTGCATGGTGTGGAGGAAGCAGTGGATTAATTAATTGTAAATCATGCACAATGTTATTCTGCACCAACTGCATAAAGAAGAATCTTGGTGCAGAATCTCTTACTAAAGCTCAGGCCACTGGCTGGGATTGTTGTTTTTGCCAGCCAAATAGTCTGCAAAGACTGACACTGCTATTGGAGAAAGCTATGGGATCTACTGCTGAACTAGTTTCCAGCTCTAGCAGTGATTCAGAAAATTCAGATGATTCAGATGATTCGGATGAGTCTGATGCAGAGATTAATGCTACAATCAG CTCTAAGAGAAGGCGCAAAAAGAAGATTCGAAGGATACTCGATGATACGGAATTAGgtgaagaaacaaaaaagaaaatagcaATTGAAAAG GAACGTCAGGAACGCTTGAAGTCTTTGCGAGGCCAGTTCTCTGCTTCACCAAATGAAATGAGCTCATCAAATTTATCCGAAGGGGCTAGTGTTGAAGTTCTTGGCGATGCGGCATCAGGTTACATAGTGAATGTTGTGAGGGAGAAAGGTGAAGAAGCTGTCAGAATTCCTCCGAGCATCTCAGCCAAACTCAAAGCCCACCAG ATTGCAGGAATAAGATTTATGTGGGAAAATATAGTAGAGTCAATAAGAAAAGTGAAGTCTGGGGATAAAGGTCTTGGCTGTATTCTAGCTCATACCATGGGCCTTGGTAAAACTTTTCAG GTGATTGCTTTCTTGTACACTGCAATGAGGTGTGTTGATTTGGGGTTAAGGACCGCACTTATAGTCACACCTGTCAATGTTCTGCATAATTGGCGGCAGGAGTTTATTAAGTGGAAGCCCTCAGAGTTAAAGCAACTCAGAGTCTTCATGCTGGAAGATGTACCAAG AGATAGGAGGGTTGAGCTGCTTGCAAAGTGGAGAACCAAAGGTGGTGTCTTTTTGATTGGTTATACTGCTTTCCGTAATTTATCTTTTGGGAAGCATGTGAAAGACCGGAATGTGGCCAGAGAGATTTGCCATGCTTTGCAG GATGGACCGGACATTCTTGTTTGTGATGAAGCCCATATGATTAAAAATACAAGGGCTGATGTAACTCATGCCTTGAAACAAGTAAAATGCCAAAGAAGAATTGCCCTGACTGGATCGCCCCTTCAAAACAATCTCATGGAATACTATTGT ATGGTTGATTTTGTAAGAGAAGGTTTTCTTGGAAGCAGCCATGAATTTAGAAACCG CTTCCAGAATCCTATAGAGAATGGTCAACACACTAATTCGACTCTCACAGATGTGAAAATTATGAACCAAAGATCACATATTCTCTATGAACAGTTAAAAGGCTTTGTCCAAAGAATGGACATGACTGTGGTGAAAAAGGATCTACCCCCCAAAACTGTCTTCGTGGTAACCGTCAAGCTTTCTTTGTTACAAAGAAAACTGTAcaagagattccttgatgtgcaTGGGTTCAGTAAAGACAGCGCTCATGAAAAGTTtggaaaaagatgtttttttgcTGGTTACCAGGCGTTAGCCCGG ATATGGAACCACCCTGGGATCTTGCAATTAACAAAAGAAGACAAGGACTATGTAAGACAAGAAGAAGCTGTTGAGAATTTTATCGTGGATGACTGCAGCAGTGATGATAATTCTGATATTAATGCTGTTGGAG AGAAGATGAGGTATGCAAATGATTTGCCGCAAAAGAAAGATGGTACTGGCTTTTTCGTAAAG GGTTGGTGGCATGATCTACTTCCTGGAAAGATTTATAGAGAGCCTGATCATGGTGGCAAAATGGTTTTGCTACTAGAGATATTAACCATAAGTTCTAGTGTGGGCGATAAGGTATTAGTTTTTAGTCAGAGCATACCAACGCTAGACCTCATAGAACTTTATCTCTCAAAGATACCTCGACATGGCAAACCTGGGAAGCGTTGGAAGAAGGGGAAAGATTGGTATCG GCTGGATGGAAGGACAGAGAGCTCTGAAAGGCAGAGGATTGTTGAGAGATTTAATGAGCCCTCAAATAAGAGGGTAAAATGCACTCTGATTTCAACCAGAGCAGGTTCTTTGGGTATTAACCTTCATTCTGCTAACCGCGTTGTTATAATTGATGGTTCTTGGAATCCAACATACGATCTGCAGGCCATCTATCGTGCTTGGAG GTATGGGCAGACAAAACCTGTATTTGCATACCGATTGCTGGCTCATGGCACCATGGAAGAGAAAATATATAAGCGCCAG GTAACAAAGGAGGGGCTTGCCGCTAGAGTGGTTGATAGGCAACAGGTGCATAGGACCATATCTAAAGAAGAGATGTTACATCTGTTTGAGTTTGGTGATGATGAGAACCCTGAGACTTTGGCTGAACTTAATCAAGAAAATGGCAGCAGTAGTAATACAGTTAAACATACAACACCACATTCAAATGGAAGTAGCAACTCTGATAAGCTAATGGAAAGCTTACTTAAAAATCATCAACCCCG TTGGAttgccaattatcatgaacatgaAACCCTGTTACAAGAAAATGAAGAGGAGAAGCTATCAAAAGAGGAGAAAGACATGGCTTGGGAGGTGTACAAGAAATCACTTGAATGGGAAGAAGTGGGGAGGGTACCAATTAGTGACCCCATGCCTGATCAAAAGGCAGAGATGGCTGCAAGTTCAAAACTACAACAGGTGAAAGACCCTCTTAGCATGGTGTCAAGTAGTAGAATAAGGAATCGTTTTAACATGAGAAAGTGCACAAACCTTGCACACATGCTCACACTCAGAAGTCAGAGAATAAAACAAGGTGGCTGTACAGTTTGTGGGGAATGTGCTCAGGAGATCAGGTGGGATGACTTGAAGATTACTAAATAG
- the LOC112710911 gene encoding protein CHROMATIN REMODELING 20 isoform X1, with the protein MTLDLETVIHFSYSCSVGFLPIVKTTALEMEGKTEDEVVDIESGSSGSFNDDSDDEGSLPPEVDDDRVNLEEPLTEEEIQDLISELLEVESKAAEAQEALEEESLAKVESDVRQELQQTLTEDDLETAVADEMATFKEEWETVLDDLETESANLLEQLDGAGIELPSLYKWIEKEAPNGCRTEAWKKRNHWVGLQATTEIAESVADAEKYLQVNRPVRRRHGKLLEEGASGFLQKKIGDETKDPVKKGMEGDWDLFNKIVSDGSGTDVSFGSKHWASVYLASTPQQAALMGLKFPGVNEVEEIDDVDGNSADPFVAAAIANERELDLSEEQKRQFKKVKEEDDAIVDRKLQIHLKQRRRRKKSKQNDKLEDFDAGYDLEKDNAMSTGDLADPPKSLLDDIIEQRGTKRLNDGELDTDNKKSRTISDDSDDDTDAIEDKVDRNMSTLEEKGLLNSGADTLPSVCPNEKFHCTICHQVALEVHSHPLLKVIICGDCNCLMEEKICRKDLSLDSPSSHCAWCGGSSGLINCKSCTMLFCTNCIKKNLGAESLTKAQATGWDCCFCQPNSLQRLTLLLEKAMGSTAELVSSSSSDSENSDDSDDSDESDAEINATISSKRRRKKKIRRILDDTELGEETKKKIAIEKERQERLKSLRGQFSASPNEMSSSNLSEGASVEVLGDAASGYIVNVVREKGEEAVRIPPSISAKLKAHQIAGIRFMWENIVESIRKVKSGDKGLGCILAHTMGLGKTFQVIAFLYTAMRCVDLGLRTALIVTPVNVLHNWRQEFIKWKPSELKQLRVFMLEDVPRDRRVELLAKWRTKGGVFLIGYTAFRNLSFGKHVKDRNVAREICHALQDGPDILVCDEAHMIKNTRADVTHALKQVKCQRRIALTGSPLQNNLMEYYCMVDFVREGFLGSSHEFRNRFQNPIENGQHTNSTLTDVKIMNQRSHILYEQLKGFVQRMDMTVVKKDLPPKTVFVVTVKLSLLQRKLYKRFLDVHGFSKDSAHEKFGKRCFFAGYQALARIWNHPGILQLTKEDKDYVRQEEAVENFIVDDCSSDDNSDINAVGEKMRYANDLPQKKDGTGFFVKGWWHDLLPGKIYREPDHGGKMVLLLEILTISSSVGDKVLVFSQSIPTLDLIELYLSKIPRHGKPGKRWKKGKDWYRLDGRTESSERQRIVERFNEPSNKRVKCTLISTRAGSLGINLHSANRVVIIDGSWNPTYDLQAIYRAWRYGQTKPVFAYRLLAHGTMEEKIYKRQVTKEGLAARVVDRQQVHRTISKEEMLHLFEFGDDENPETLAELNQENGSSSNTVKHTTPHSNGSSNSDKLMESLLKNHQPRWIANYHEHETLLQENEEEKLSKEEKDMAWEVYKKSLEWEEVGRVPISDPMPDQKAEMAASSKLQQVKDPLSMVSSSRIRNRFNMRKCTNLAHMLTLRSQRIKQGGCTVCGECAQEIRWDDLKITK; encoded by the exons GCAAACTCTGACAGAGGATGAT TTGGAAACTGCTGTTGCTGATGAGATGGCTACTTTTAAAGAAGAGTGGGAAACTGTGCTGGACGACCTTGAAACTGAAAGTGCCAACTTGCTG GAACAACTCGACGGTGCTGGAATTGAGCTCCCAAGCCTTTATAAGTGGATTGAAAAGGAAGCTCCCAATGGTTGCCGCACTGAAGCATGGAAAAAGAGGAATCATTGGGTAGGGTTGCAGGCAACTACGGAAATTGCTGAATCAGTTGCTGATGCTGAGAAGTATCTACAAGTAAACAGACCTGTTAGAAG GCGACATGGTAAACTACTTGAAGAGGGAGCTAGTGGATTTCtccaaaaaaaaattggtgaTGAAACCAAGGATCCTGTAAAGAAAGGAATGGAGGGAGATTGGGATTTGTTCAATAAAATAGTGTCTGATGGGAGTGGCACTGATGTTTCATTTGGCAGTAAGCACTGGGCTTCTGTTTATTTGGCCAGCACCCCACAGCAAGCTGCACTGATGGGACTCAAATTTCCTGGAGTTAATGAG GTAGAGGAGATTGACGATGTTGATGGCAATTCGGCTGATCCATTTGTTGCAGCTGCGATAGCAAATGAAAGAGAACTAGATCTTTCTGAGGAGCAAAAGAGACAATTTAAGAAG GTCAAAGAAGAGGATGATGCTATTGTTGATAGGAAGCTTCAAATCCATTTGAAACAAAGGAGGCGTCGGAAGAAAAGTAAAcag AACGATAAACTTGAAGATTTTGATGCTGGTTACGATCTTGAAAAGGATAATGCTATGAGTACTGGTGACTTGGCTGATCCACCCAAATCTTTGTTGGATGATATTATTGAACAGCGGGGAACTAAGCGTTTGAATGATGGTGAGCTCGACACTGATAATAAAAAGTCTCGTACTATTAGTGATGACAGTGACGATGACACAGATGCCATTGAAGACAAGGTAGATAGGAATATGAGTACTCTAGAGGAAAAAGGCTTATTAAACAGTGGTGCTGATACTCTTCCTTCAGTGTGTCCAAATGAGAAATTTCACTGCACAATTTGTCATCAAGTGGCTCTTGAAGTTCACTCACACCCTCTGTTGAAGGTGATTATTTGTGGAGATTGCAATTGCTTAATGGAGGAAAAGATATGCCGAAAG GACCTGAGTCTTGATTCTCCCTCAAGTCATTGTGCATGGTGTGGAGGAAGCAGTGGATTAATTAATTGTAAATCATGCACAATGTTATTCTGCACCAACTGCATAAAGAAGAATCTTGGTGCAGAATCTCTTACTAAAGCTCAGGCCACTGGCTGGGATTGTTGTTTTTGCCAGCCAAATAGTCTGCAAAGACTGACACTGCTATTGGAGAAAGCTATGGGATCTACTGCTGAACTAGTTTCCAGCTCTAGCAGTGATTCAGAAAATTCAGATGATTCAGATGATTCGGATGAGTCTGATGCAGAGATTAATGCTACAATCAG CTCTAAGAGAAGGCGCAAAAAGAAGATTCGAAGGATACTCGATGATACGGAATTAGgtgaagaaacaaaaaagaaaatagcaATTGAAAAG GAACGTCAGGAACGCTTGAAGTCTTTGCGAGGCCAGTTCTCTGCTTCACCAAATGAAATGAGCTCATCAAATTTATCCGAAGGGGCTAGTGTTGAAGTTCTTGGCGATGCGGCATCAGGTTACATAGTGAATGTTGTGAGGGAGAAAGGTGAAGAAGCTGTCAGAATTCCTCCGAGCATCTCAGCCAAACTCAAAGCCCACCAG ATTGCAGGAATAAGATTTATGTGGGAAAATATAGTAGAGTCAATAAGAAAAGTGAAGTCTGGGGATAAAGGTCTTGGCTGTATTCTAGCTCATACCATGGGCCTTGGTAAAACTTTTCAG GTGATTGCTTTCTTGTACACTGCAATGAGGTGTGTTGATTTGGGGTTAAGGACCGCACTTATAGTCACACCTGTCAATGTTCTGCATAATTGGCGGCAGGAGTTTATTAAGTGGAAGCCCTCAGAGTTAAAGCAACTCAGAGTCTTCATGCTGGAAGATGTACCAAG AGATAGGAGGGTTGAGCTGCTTGCAAAGTGGAGAACCAAAGGTGGTGTCTTTTTGATTGGTTATACTGCTTTCCGTAATTTATCTTTTGGGAAGCATGTGAAAGACCGGAATGTGGCCAGAGAGATTTGCCATGCTTTGCAG GATGGACCGGACATTCTTGTTTGTGATGAAGCCCATATGATTAAAAATACAAGGGCTGATGTAACTCATGCCTTGAAACAAGTAAAATGCCAAAGAAGAATTGCCCTGACTGGATCGCCCCTTCAAAACAATCTCATGGAATACTATTGT ATGGTTGATTTTGTAAGAGAAGGTTTTCTTGGAAGCAGCCATGAATTTAGAAACCG CTTCCAGAATCCTATAGAGAATGGTCAACACACTAATTCGACTCTCACAGATGTGAAAATTATGAACCAAAGATCACATATTCTCTATGAACAGTTAAAAGGCTTTGTCCAAAGAATGGACATGACTGTGGTGAAAAAGGATCTACCCCCCAAAACTGTCTTCGTGGTAACCGTCAAGCTTTCTTTGTTACAAAGAAAACTGTAcaagagattccttgatgtgcaTGGGTTCAGTAAAGACAGCGCTCATGAAAAGTTtggaaaaagatgtttttttgcTGGTTACCAGGCGTTAGCCCGG ATATGGAACCACCCTGGGATCTTGCAATTAACAAAAGAAGACAAGGACTATGTAAGACAAGAAGAAGCTGTTGAGAATTTTATCGTGGATGACTGCAGCAGTGATGATAATTCTGATATTAATGCTGTTGGAG AGAAGATGAGGTATGCAAATGATTTGCCGCAAAAGAAAGATGGTACTGGCTTTTTCGTAAAG GGTTGGTGGCATGATCTACTTCCTGGAAAGATTTATAGAGAGCCTGATCATGGTGGCAAAATGGTTTTGCTACTAGAGATATTAACCATAAGTTCTAGTGTGGGCGATAAGGTATTAGTTTTTAGTCAGAGCATACCAACGCTAGACCTCATAGAACTTTATCTCTCAAAGATACCTCGACATGGCAAACCTGGGAAGCGTTGGAAGAAGGGGAAAGATTGGTATCG GCTGGATGGAAGGACAGAGAGCTCTGAAAGGCAGAGGATTGTTGAGAGATTTAATGAGCCCTCAAATAAGAGGGTAAAATGCACTCTGATTTCAACCAGAGCAGGTTCTTTGGGTATTAACCTTCATTCTGCTAACCGCGTTGTTATAATTGATGGTTCTTGGAATCCAACATACGATCTGCAGGCCATCTATCGTGCTTGGAG GTATGGGCAGACAAAACCTGTATTTGCATACCGATTGCTGGCTCATGGCACCATGGAAGAGAAAATATATAAGCGCCAG GTAACAAAGGAGGGGCTTGCCGCTAGAGTGGTTGATAGGCAACAGGTGCATAGGACCATATCTAAAGAAGAGATGTTACATCTGTTTGAGTTTGGTGATGATGAGAACCCTGAGACTTTGGCTGAACTTAATCAAGAAAATGGCAGCAGTAGTAATACAGTTAAACATACAACACCACATTCAAATGGAAGTAGCAACTCTGATAAGCTAATGGAAAGCTTACTTAAAAATCATCAACCCCG TTGGAttgccaattatcatgaacatgaAACCCTGTTACAAGAAAATGAAGAGGAGAAGCTATCAAAAGAGGAGAAAGACATGGCTTGGGAGGTGTACAAGAAATCACTTGAATGGGAAGAAGTGGGGAGGGTACCAATTAGTGACCCCATGCCTGATCAAAAGGCAGAGATGGCTGCAAGTTCAAAACTACAACAGGTGAAAGACCCTCTTAGCATGGTGTCAAGTAGTAGAATAAGGAATCGTTTTAACATGAGAAAGTGCACAAACCTTGCACACATGCTCACACTCAGAAGTCAGAGAATAAAACAAGGTGGCTGTACAGTTTGTGGGGAATGTGCTCAGGAGATCAGGTGGGATGACTTGAAGATTACTAAATAG